A single genomic interval of Luteolibacter yonseiensis harbors:
- a CDS encoding efflux RND transporter permease subunit encodes MNLSTWAIRKPIPPLLIFGLLTFAGLVGFMKLPVQDMPDLALPTVTVTANLPGATPSALETEVTRKIEDQLATLGSIKHMTSTINDGTSMTVIEFELGKDVQEAVNDVRDAVSSARGDLPGDLLEPLISRATTTGGAVLTYQVESAAMDEAALSWFVDNEISKQLFSLKGVGEVTRQGGVTREIRVEPDPDQLLALGVTAGEISSRLREVRQESPGGRIDLGGMEQSVRTIATVGSAAEIAALDIPLADGRHVRFGAIATVTDTAAERREMAFVDGKPAVTFEVKRATGASEVAVAVLVRERVEKLRKDFPHVRLREINDSIEPVLTNYGVSMHSLYEGAILAVIVVWLFLRDWRATLISAVALPLSIIPTFIVIHLLGYQLNSVTLLALTLIVGVLVDDAIVEVENIMRHLRDGKSAMDAALEAASEIGLAVVATSLTLVAVFLPTAFMGGIPGMFFVQFGWTAAIAVLFSLLVARLLTPMMAAYLMKPQTAVEKDGRITKTYMGMVRWCLGHPVKVMIATGVFLAGSVGLSGLLSTTFMGAEDQSQISVTVEAPPGSGIGHTAWLAEQARKIISEQAGVRNVHTVIGAGSSGGMGESGSAGEVRKATLNAALVAPDKRDRTQQEIETELRGRFREIAGARFAVGGGGSGEKVSLVLAGDDQHSLAETARRVMAELRTLPDLGNITSSASLLRPEVIIRPDFALAAELGVSAEALGEAVRIATTGDYDQNLPRLDLPNRQLYIRTQFSPGERRDLATLRHLRVAGKNGAVPLGNVATIAIEGGPAQIDRFDRSRNITIDIELQGRPTGDVLEQVDTLPSLKQLPPDVRRIESGDAEQMSELFESFGLAMAAGVLCVFAVLVLLFHDFMQPLTILAALPLSLGGAFGALALTGHSMSMPSLIGLVMLMGIVTKNSILLVEYAIMSRREHGLGRTEAILDACHKRAQPIVMTTIAMVAGMAPMALGLQGSAEFRAPMAVAVIGGLVTSTALSLLVVPVLFELVDEVKIRMRRAVWRDGNA; translated from the coding sequence GTGAATCTCTCGACGTGGGCCATCCGCAAGCCGATCCCCCCGCTGCTGATCTTCGGGCTGCTGACCTTCGCCGGGCTGGTGGGTTTCATGAAGCTGCCGGTGCAGGACATGCCGGACCTGGCCCTCCCCACCGTCACGGTGACGGCCAATCTGCCGGGAGCCACCCCGTCCGCCCTCGAGACGGAGGTGACGCGCAAGATCGAGGACCAGCTCGCCACGCTCGGCTCGATCAAGCACATGACGTCCACCATCAACGACGGCACTTCGATGACGGTGATCGAGTTCGAGCTTGGCAAGGACGTGCAGGAGGCGGTCAACGATGTCCGGGACGCGGTGAGTTCCGCCCGTGGCGACCTGCCGGGGGACCTGCTGGAACCACTGATTTCCCGGGCGACGACCACGGGCGGCGCGGTCCTGACCTATCAGGTGGAGTCCGCCGCGATGGACGAGGCGGCGCTTTCGTGGTTCGTGGACAATGAAATCAGCAAGCAGCTCTTTTCACTGAAGGGTGTGGGCGAGGTGACGCGGCAGGGCGGCGTCACGCGGGAGATCCGGGTGGAGCCGGATCCGGACCAGTTGCTCGCGCTCGGTGTCACCGCGGGCGAGATTTCCTCCCGCCTGCGCGAGGTGCGGCAGGAATCGCCGGGCGGACGGATCGACCTGGGAGGGATGGAGCAGTCCGTGCGCACCATCGCCACGGTCGGGAGCGCGGCCGAGATCGCCGCGCTGGACATCCCGCTCGCCGACGGCCGACACGTCCGGTTCGGTGCCATCGCCACCGTCACGGACACGGCGGCGGAGCGGCGGGAGATGGCCTTCGTTGACGGAAAACCGGCGGTCACCTTCGAGGTGAAGCGGGCCACCGGGGCCTCGGAAGTGGCGGTGGCGGTGCTCGTGCGCGAACGGGTGGAAAAGCTCCGCAAGGATTTCCCGCACGTCCGGCTGAGGGAAATCAACGACTCCATCGAGCCGGTGCTGACGAACTACGGCGTGTCGATGCATTCGCTTTACGAAGGCGCGATCCTCGCCGTCATCGTGGTGTGGCTTTTCCTGCGGGACTGGCGGGCGACCTTGATTTCGGCGGTGGCCCTGCCGCTGTCGATCATCCCGACCTTCATCGTGATCCACCTGCTCGGTTACCAGCTCAACTCGGTGACGCTGCTGGCCCTGACGCTGATCGTGGGGGTGCTGGTGGACGATGCGATCGTGGAGGTGGAGAACATCATGCGCCACCTGCGGGACGGCAAGAGCGCCATGGATGCCGCGCTGGAGGCGGCGAGCGAGATCGGCCTGGCGGTGGTGGCCACCTCGCTGACGCTGGTGGCGGTGTTCCTGCCCACGGCGTTCATGGGCGGGATTCCCGGCATGTTCTTCGTGCAGTTCGGCTGGACGGCGGCGATCGCGGTGCTGTTCTCCCTGCTGGTCGCCCGGCTGCTCACGCCGATGATGGCCGCCTACCTGATGAAGCCGCAGACGGCGGTGGAAAAGGACGGGCGGATCACGAAGACCTACATGGGGATGGTCCGCTGGTGCCTGGGCCACCCGGTGAAGGTCATGATCGCCACCGGAGTTTTCCTGGCGGGATCGGTCGGGTTGTCCGGCCTGCTGTCCACGACGTTCATGGGCGCGGAGGACCAGTCGCAGATTTCCGTCACGGTGGAGGCACCGCCGGGGAGCGGAATCGGGCACACGGCGTGGCTCGCGGAGCAGGCGCGGAAGATCATTTCCGAACAAGCCGGGGTGCGGAACGTCCACACGGTGATCGGGGCCGGGAGCTCCGGTGGCATGGGGGAGTCCGGCAGCGCGGGCGAGGTCCGCAAGGCGACCCTGAACGCGGCCTTGGTGGCTCCGGACAAACGCGACAGAACGCAGCAGGAGATCGAGACGGAATTGCGCGGACGCTTCCGTGAAATAGCGGGTGCCCGTTTCGCCGTGGGCGGCGGCGGCTCGGGCGAGAAGGTATCGCTGGTGCTCGCGGGCGACGACCAGCATTCGCTGGCGGAAACCGCCCGCCGCGTGATGGCGGAGCTGCGGACCCTGCCGGACCTCGGGAACATCACATCCTCCGCCAGCCTGCTGCGGCCGGAGGTGATCATCCGCCCGGATTTCGCTCTCGCGGCCGAGCTCGGCGTGAGCGCGGAGGCGCTGGGCGAGGCGGTCCGCATCGCCACCACCGGAGACTACGACCAGAACCTCCCCCGCCTGGACCTGCCGAACCGCCAGCTATACATCCGGACACAGTTCTCCCCCGGGGAAAGGCGGGACCTCGCCACGCTGCGGCACCTGCGCGTCGCGGGGAAAAACGGCGCGGTGCCGCTCGGAAATGTCGCCACCATCGCCATCGAGGGCGGACCGGCGCAGATCGACCGCTTCGACCGCAGCCGGAACATCACCATCGACATCGAACTGCAGGGCAGGCCGACGGGCGACGTGCTGGAGCAGGTCGACACGCTGCCCTCGTTGAAGCAACTGCCGCCGGACGTCCGGCGCATCGAATCGGGAGACGCGGAGCAGATGAGCGAGTTGTTCGAAAGCTTCGGTCTGGCGATGGCCGCCGGAGTGCTCTGCGTGTTCGCGGTGCTGGTCCTGTTGTTCCATGATTTCATGCAGCCGCTGACCATCCTCGCGGCGCTTCCGCTTTCGCTCGGCGGGGCCTTCGGCGCGCTGGCGCTCACCGGCCACAGCATGTCGATGCCCTCGCTCATCGGGCTGGTGATGCTGATGGGGATCGTCACCAAGAATTCCATCCTGCTCGTCGAGTACGCCATCATGTCCCGCCGGGAGCACGGGCTGGGCCGGACGGAAGCCATCCTGGACGCCTGCCACAAGCGGGCGCAGCCGATCGTGATGACCACCATCGCCATGGTCGCGGGGATGGCCCCCATGGCCCTCGGCCTGCAAGGGTCCGCCGAATTCCGCGCGCCGATGGCCGTGGCCGTCATCGGCGGGCTGGTGACCTCCACCGCGCTGAGCCTGCTGGTGGTGCCCGTGTTGTTCGAGCTGGTGGATGAGGTGAAGATCCGCATGCGCCGGGCCGTTTGGAGAGACGGGAATGCGTGA
- a CDS encoding sensor histidine kinase yields MNATSTATSPYVPLLGGPQYAALQAGFWLLVAGLMSIAILTDPPTTIMNEFDPTTRMIILNKLEIIKPSLWLGNVVLPLTGLFLTHVQHRVSTRLSWADLPLRRLVQYALASCLLLSGCGYVIVKTITCVSNRWWLKNDIQDGGFEYSLGDGSVPGFFVICTWMVIYYSLQAFTRLARMELMQLRQEAAIKDSRLDVIATQMNPHFLFNCLNTVRGLIEENPAGARDAVTHLAHVLRASLSSTRKRLVPLGEELETVYAHLMLESARHGSRLTLTSEADPAAATACIPPLLLQTLVENAVKHGVGTHPGPGFVHYSLRMDGGTLKITVRNSGNLAAGWDLPDKNGLGLIHTRERLALLYPGNASLSISEADGVVTVRADIPQQPSEPIPLS; encoded by the coding sequence ATGAACGCGACGTCCACCGCCACCTCCCCCTATGTTCCCCTGCTGGGAGGGCCCCAATACGCCGCCCTCCAAGCCGGGTTCTGGCTGTTGGTCGCCGGGCTGATGAGCATCGCGATCCTGACCGATCCGCCGACCACCATCATGAATGAGTTCGATCCGACAACCCGGATGATCATTCTCAACAAGCTGGAGATCATCAAACCCAGCCTCTGGTTGGGAAACGTGGTGCTGCCGCTGACGGGATTGTTCCTGACCCACGTGCAGCACCGCGTCTCCACCCGCCTGTCGTGGGCGGATCTCCCTCTGAGGAGGTTGGTCCAGTATGCGCTGGCCTCGTGCCTTCTTCTTTCCGGCTGCGGATATGTCATCGTCAAGACCATCACCTGCGTTTCCAACCGGTGGTGGTTGAAAAACGACATCCAGGACGGCGGATTCGAGTATTCCCTCGGGGATGGCTCGGTGCCGGGATTCTTCGTCATCTGCACGTGGATGGTGATCTACTATTCGCTGCAGGCGTTCACCCGCCTCGCGCGGATGGAGCTGATGCAGCTCCGCCAGGAGGCGGCGATCAAGGACTCGCGGCTGGATGTCATCGCCACCCAGATGAATCCGCATTTCCTTTTCAACTGCCTCAACACCGTGCGCGGCCTCATCGAGGAGAATCCGGCGGGAGCGCGGGATGCGGTGACCCACCTGGCACACGTGCTGCGGGCCTCCCTTTCCAGCACCCGCAAGCGGCTGGTCCCGCTGGGCGAGGAGCTGGAGACCGTATACGCGCATCTCATGCTGGAGAGCGCCCGCCACGGCTCCCGCCTCACCCTCACCAGCGAGGCGGATCCCGCGGCGGCGACCGCCTGCATTCCCCCGCTGCTCCTGCAGACGCTGGTGGAAAACGCGGTGAAACACGGCGTGGGGACCCATCCCGGCCCCGGCTTCGTCCACTACTCCCTCCGCATGGACGGCGGCACGCTGAAGATCACGGTGCGGAACTCCGGCAACCTCGCCGCGGGCTGGGACCTGCCCGACAAAAACGGCCTCGGACTGATCCACACGCGCGAGCGGCTGGCGCTGCTCTATCCGGGCAACGCCTCGCTCTCCATCTCCGAAGCGGACGGCGTGGTGACCGTGCGGGCGGACATTCCGCAACAACCGTCCGAACCCATCCCCCTTTCATGA
- a CDS encoding metallophosphoesterase, producing the protein MHPIPTKHRLTLLVVAAAAGLSSPARAQERFLLDIGSSGRLTTTPTTAPVAGVHWNNLTQPTAAASTVTTLVNTAGASTSGTTFAVTDAFAFSSTNGHASTSAAYLHSASSDFWAVQNNPGKDARGVIRIGGLDTTGTKVYDFTLFGSSNRALTQKLIADYTVRGSTSETKSLEAVGNITNTVTFTGIQPDWRGNIHITTDVNPASYSSASESYAVLGVVDFQSRLESRPPVLPPVYSAMGNTPNPAAEANPANPKGLTAYVLESKDSYTGRVGLGELLRRAGFNVKPLPLDAPPFNTAPGSDFSEDVDLIAIGSFSSEDPDYQAYMTQYGDVLDDYVDRAGLLIQFTQADQTEDEPPFLPDTQNASRNDTDFSKALILEKQHLMMQGLPTVDGGNAIELTLWNEPGNTYTDNTLWESYFQFFGFNVILSGDNRARTPGFMEGAYGQGRFFLSAMANDKILNADTGEPTETPSLRAFNDVFFANLYNYAGLVRDIATPPITITPQPGSSTIPEGAWSIVLLPDTQIYSQNYPGLFEAQTAWIADNIKDRNIKFVLHLGDITNVNSVPEWKFARKAMANLDGIMPYAFVTGNHDYGPGGNAATRDTYLNDHFKVSQYQDWPTFGGVKDAGKMDNSYHLFSAGGVDFIVLALEWAVQDATVVWAQSILDQYPNRTAILLTHAYMNNNDFRYDHLDTSRPQTYNPHDYSTPGLKNDGQQLWDKLVKKNNFAFTFNGHVLGDGTGFRIDNNEAGKPVAQMLANYQMRNLGGESYLRVLEFQPDGKTVKVTTHSPVYNNYLTAADQDFQFEVPLGAADSDNDGILDYYDDDFDDDNDGLNNYQEHSVYGTSSKSADTDRDGISDAKEIAAGTNPSRNDKTEFDAVKNNRADLDLFTRGDLMDVRPSPMLIEVTEGEAKLDFQLEQSSDLLEWNPAGEKLEWNLPVEEGTRLFRLQMAPTE; encoded by the coding sequence ATGCACCCCATCCCTACCAAACACCGTCTCACCCTCCTCGTCGTGGCCGCGGCGGCGGGCTTGTCATCACCGGCCCGCGCCCAGGAGCGCTTCCTCCTCGACATCGGTTCGTCCGGCCGGCTCACCACGACTCCGACCACCGCTCCGGTCGCGGGAGTGCACTGGAACAACCTGACCCAGCCGACGGCGGCCGCCTCCACGGTGACCACCCTGGTCAACACCGCGGGTGCGAGCACCTCCGGAACGACCTTCGCGGTGACGGATGCGTTCGCGTTCAGTTCCACGAACGGCCACGCCTCCACCTCCGCGGCCTACCTGCATTCCGCCTCGTCGGATTTCTGGGCGGTGCAGAACAATCCCGGCAAGGACGCGCGCGGCGTGATCCGGATCGGCGGGCTGGATACCACCGGCACCAAGGTCTATGACTTCACGCTCTTCGGATCCTCCAACCGCGCGCTGACGCAGAAGCTCATCGCCGACTACACCGTGAGGGGGTCCACCTCCGAGACGAAGAGCCTCGAGGCGGTGGGAAACATCACCAACACCGTGACCTTCACCGGCATCCAGCCGGACTGGCGGGGCAACATCCACATCACCACGGACGTGAACCCGGCGTCCTACAGCAGCGCGAGCGAGTCCTATGCCGTGCTTGGCGTCGTCGATTTCCAGTCCCGCCTGGAATCCCGCCCGCCGGTGCTTCCCCCGGTTTATTCCGCCATGGGAAACACGCCGAATCCCGCGGCGGAGGCCAATCCGGCCAACCCGAAGGGACTCACCGCCTACGTGCTGGAATCCAAGGACAGCTACACCGGCCGCGTCGGTCTCGGTGAACTGCTGCGCCGCGCCGGCTTCAACGTGAAGCCGCTGCCGCTCGACGCGCCTCCATTCAACACCGCGCCGGGTTCGGATTTCTCGGAAGACGTGGATCTCATCGCCATCGGTTCGTTTTCCTCGGAAGATCCGGACTACCAGGCCTACATGACCCAGTATGGCGACGTCCTGGACGATTATGTGGACCGCGCGGGCCTCCTCATCCAGTTCACCCAGGCGGACCAGACGGAGGACGAGCCTCCCTTCCTGCCGGACACGCAGAACGCCAGCCGCAATGACACGGATTTCTCCAAGGCGCTCATCCTCGAAAAGCAGCACCTCATGATGCAGGGACTGCCGACGGTGGACGGAGGCAACGCCATCGAGCTGACGCTGTGGAACGAGCCGGGCAACACTTATACGGACAACACGCTGTGGGAGTCCTATTTCCAGTTCTTCGGATTCAACGTGATCCTTTCCGGCGACAACCGCGCCCGCACCCCCGGCTTCATGGAAGGTGCCTACGGCCAGGGCCGCTTCTTCCTTTCCGCGATGGCGAATGACAAAATCCTCAACGCCGATACCGGCGAGCCCACCGAGACCCCCTCGCTGCGCGCCTTCAACGACGTTTTCTTCGCGAACCTCTACAACTACGCCGGACTTGTCCGGGACATCGCCACCCCTCCGATCACCATCACGCCGCAGCCCGGCAGCTCCACCATTCCGGAGGGAGCGTGGTCCATCGTGCTGCTGCCGGACACGCAGATCTACTCGCAGAACTATCCCGGCCTGTTCGAGGCGCAGACCGCCTGGATCGCGGACAACATCAAGGACCGCAACATCAAGTTCGTCCTCCACCTCGGTGACATCACCAACGTGAACTCCGTGCCCGAGTGGAAATTCGCCCGCAAGGCGATGGCGAATCTCGACGGCATCATGCCCTACGCCTTCGTCACCGGAAACCACGACTACGGTCCGGGCGGAAACGCCGCCACCCGCGACACCTACCTGAACGACCATTTCAAGGTCAGCCAATACCAGGACTGGCCGACCTTCGGCGGAGTCAAGGACGCCGGGAAAATGGACAACAGCTACCACCTCTTCTCCGCCGGCGGCGTGGACTTCATCGTCCTCGCGCTGGAGTGGGCGGTGCAGGATGCCACGGTCGTCTGGGCCCAGTCCATCCTCGACCAGTATCCCAACCGCACCGCGATCCTGCTGACCCATGCCTACATGAACAACAATGATTTCCGCTACGACCACCTGGACACCAGCCGGCCGCAGACCTATAACCCGCACGACTACTCCACGCCCGGCCTCAAGAACGACGGCCAGCAGCTCTGGGACAAGCTGGTGAAGAAGAACAACTTCGCCTTCACCTTCAACGGCCACGTCCTCGGCGACGGCACCGGCTTCCGCATCGACAACAACGAGGCGGGCAAACCCGTCGCCCAGATGCTGGCCAACTACCAGATGCGGAACCTCGGCGGGGAATCCTACCTCCGCGTGCTGGAGTTCCAGCCGGATGGCAAGACCGTGAAGGTTACCACCCACTCGCCGGTCTATAACAACTACCTCACCGCCGCCGACCAGGACTTCCAGTTCGAGGTGCCGCTCGGCGCCGCGGACAGCGACAACGACGGGATCCTCGATTACTACGACGATGACTTCGATGACGACAACGACGGCCTGAACAACTACCAGGAACACTCGGTCTACGGCACCTCCAGCAAGTCCGCCGACACCGACCGGGACGGCATCTCCGACGCGAAGGAAATCGCGGCGGGGACCAATCCCTCGCGCAACGACAAGACCGAGTTCGACGCCGTGAAAAACAACCGCGCGGACCTGGACCTCTTCACCCGCGGAGACCTGATGGACGTCCGCCCCTCGCCGATGCTTATCGAAGTCACGGAAGGGGAGGCGAAGCTGGACTTCCAACTGGAGCAATCCTCCGACCTGCTCGAATGGAATCCGGCAGGGGAGAAGCTGGAGTGGAACCTGCCCGTGGAAGAAGGCACCCGCCTCTTCCGCCTCCAGATGGCTCCCACCGAATGA
- a CDS encoding carboxypeptidase-like regulatory domain-containing protein — translation MITPLLLAVAALLVLLVMTDVPRLAGGLPVVGRFFAARALDDHNAGASVYDTDVRFWGKVLDSQGVPLEGVHVRAAVTTLRVKPVKGGAGFREFDVIEARTDATGRFALEGASGFVLKILKMTKDGYVLPHDQQLSTAFGTNYREYLYKSMDGQQPEFKPDPANPVEFRLWKLQRPEPLMIFNPEMRIPVGGPPQNLSMDDHGSTTDPDFKYTPDVKISVSEIGTADSRRWEVRISGWNEDCGVVKADPSDPFLFEAPENGYEESITCQYGPEDMDGRTGMEGLRIRFFVRSKKHLWHGAVDSVFPPPEDGRVRPKMEIWTNPAGSRNLEHNAARPLFAPPLKPPSFHGLEGVRTGSGTN, via the coding sequence ATGATTACCCCGTTGTTGCTGGCGGTCGCGGCCTTGCTTGTGCTTCTGGTGATGACGGATGTTCCCCGGCTTGCCGGCGGGCTTCCGGTGGTCGGCAGGTTTTTCGCGGCCAGAGCTCTTGACGACCACAATGCCGGGGCTTCGGTCTATGATACGGATGTCAGATTCTGGGGAAAGGTCCTGGACTCACAGGGGGTTCCTTTGGAAGGGGTGCACGTGCGTGCGGCTGTGACCACGTTGCGGGTGAAGCCGGTCAAGGGTGGGGCCGGTTTCCGTGAATTTGACGTCATCGAGGCACGCACCGACGCCACCGGCCGCTTCGCGCTGGAAGGGGCGTCCGGCTTCGTGCTGAAGATCCTGAAAATGACCAAGGATGGTTATGTCCTGCCCCACGACCAGCAGCTGTCCACCGCATTCGGGACAAACTACCGCGAGTATCTGTATAAATCGATGGATGGACAACAACCGGAGTTCAAACCGGATCCGGCCAATCCCGTGGAATTCAGGTTATGGAAATTGCAACGTCCCGAACCCCTGATGATTTTCAATCCCGAGATGCGGATACCGGTTGGCGGACCTCCGCAGAATCTGTCGATGGACGACCATGGGAGCACGACCGATCCGGATTTCAAATACACACCGGATGTGAAAATTTCCGTTTCAGAGATCGGCACGGCGGATTCGCGCCGTTGGGAGGTGAGGATTTCCGGATGGAACGAGGACTGTGGAGTCGTGAAGGCGGATCCAAGCGACCCATTCCTGTTCGAAGCTCCTGAAAACGGATATGAGGAGTCGATCACCTGCCAGTATGGTCCCGAGGACATGGACGGGCGGACAGGCATGGAGGGGCTGCGGATACGTTTCTTCGTCCGTAGCAAGAAGCACCTCTGGCACGGCGCGGTGGATTCGGTCTTCCCTCCCCCGGAGGATGGTCGTGTGCGTCCCAAAATGGAGATCTGGACCAATCCTGCCGGAAGCCGGAATCTTGAACACAATGCCGCGCGCCCATTGTTTGCCCCTCCGCTGAAGCCCCCATCATTTCATGGGTTGGAAGGTGTCAGGACCGGAAGTGGAACGAATTGA
- a CDS encoding LytR/AlgR family response regulator transcription factor — protein sequence MRALVIDDEPVARLEMRRLLKSHPQIEVVGEAENAGTALDLIAELGPDLLFLDIQMPGTNGFELLDSIPLPVPRIIFCTAYDAHALRAFEVNAIDYLLKPVDPARLSQALLRLAPKAGTALPAEAPPEEPLLESDRVLLKNESRSWLAPVRSIWLLTADGNYTHVHFDGHKVLLNRSLQSLERRLPKSLFFRVSRSQIVNLKSVVEVGESYSGGMRLILAGGTEISISRRQATVFRKQKEL from the coding sequence ATGAGAGCCCTTGTCATCGACGACGAACCGGTCGCCCGGTTGGAAATGCGGCGGCTGCTGAAAAGCCACCCGCAAATCGAAGTGGTGGGCGAGGCGGAAAACGCCGGGACCGCCCTCGACCTGATCGCGGAGCTCGGCCCGGACCTGTTGTTCCTGGACATCCAGATGCCCGGGACCAACGGCTTCGAACTGCTGGACTCCATCCCGCTTCCCGTTCCCCGGATCATCTTCTGCACGGCATACGACGCCCACGCGCTGCGGGCCTTCGAGGTGAACGCCATCGACTACCTGCTGAAACCCGTGGACCCGGCCCGCCTGTCCCAGGCACTGCTACGCCTCGCCCCCAAGGCAGGAACCGCCCTCCCGGCGGAAGCCCCTCCCGAGGAACCCCTGCTCGAAAGCGACCGGGTGCTGTTGAAAAACGAATCCCGCTCGTGGCTCGCCCCCGTCCGCTCCATCTGGCTGCTGACCGCCGACGGCAACTACACCCACGTCCACTTCGACGGCCACAAGGTCCTGTTGAACCGCTCCCTCCAATCGCTGGAACGCCGCCTGCCGAAGTCCCTTTTCTTCCGCGTCAGCCGGTCCCAGATCGTCAACCTCAAGTCGGTGGTGGAGGTGGGCGAATCCTACAGCGGCGGCATGCGGCTGATCCTCGCCGGAGGCACGGAAATCAGCATCTCCAGACGCCAGGCCACCGTGTTCCGCAAGCAGAAGGAACTGTGA
- a CDS encoding efflux RND transporter periplasmic adaptor subunit, whose translation MILPFISLTTHVMKDAVTGSWLFTAACAILVLLAGCGQADDGEKVETRAALTVELVSPATSVWPVELAVGGRVEAWQESVVSSEIGDHKLDEVLVNVGDAVKKGQLLARFNEDTIRAGLEEMEADVRAGEATLATSRDQLARTSHLVRSRAVSEESHRLNETTVQKNEAELSSARARLSARQLELRNTRVTAPDDGVISSRSATLGTVLASGSELFRLIRQNRLEWRAEVSSRQLAGVCPGQTATLKIHNAGPVEGKVRQLSPTLDNLTLNAICYVDLPESPAVRAGMFLSGVIRTGESPALHVPESAIVYRDGYTYVIRVGQDALAHQVKVSTSRRRDDLVEIQGDVSETDRMVVSGGSFVNEGDLVEVTATGRTEGGAP comes from the coding sequence ATGATCCTACCTTTCATTTCCCTGACCACCCATGTCATGAAGGACGCCGTCACGGGGAGCTGGCTCTTCACCGCCGCCTGCGCGATCCTCGTCCTGCTCGCCGGGTGCGGACAGGCGGACGACGGGGAAAAGGTCGAGACCCGGGCCGCCCTCACGGTGGAACTCGTTTCACCGGCCACCTCGGTCTGGCCTGTCGAGCTGGCGGTGGGCGGCAGGGTGGAGGCATGGCAGGAGTCCGTCGTCAGCTCGGAGATCGGCGACCACAAGCTGGACGAGGTGCTGGTCAACGTGGGCGATGCGGTGAAAAAGGGCCAGCTCCTCGCCCGCTTCAACGAGGACACCATCCGCGCCGGGCTGGAGGAGATGGAGGCGGACGTGCGCGCGGGAGAAGCCACCCTCGCCACCTCGCGGGACCAACTGGCGCGCACGAGCCATCTGGTCCGGTCGCGGGCGGTCAGCGAGGAATCCCACCGGCTGAATGAAACGACGGTGCAAAAAAACGAGGCGGAGCTTTCCTCCGCCCGCGCCCGCCTGTCCGCGCGGCAGCTCGAACTCCGCAACACCCGGGTGACGGCTCCCGACGACGGGGTGATTTCCTCACGCTCGGCCACACTGGGCACGGTGCTGGCCTCCGGTTCCGAATTGTTCCGGCTCATCCGCCAGAACCGCTTGGAATGGCGTGCGGAGGTTTCTTCCAGGCAATTGGCCGGCGTATGCCCCGGCCAGACCGCCACCCTGAAGATCCACAACGCCGGGCCGGTGGAAGGCAAGGTGCGCCAGCTCTCCCCCACCCTCGACAACCTGACCCTGAACGCCATCTGCTATGTCGATCTGCCGGAATCCCCGGCTGTCCGGGCGGGCATGTTTCTCAGCGGCGTCATCCGCACCGGCGAGTCCCCCGCCCTGCACGTGCCGGAATCCGCGATCGTCTATCGGGACGGATACACCTATGTCATCCGGGTGGGGCAGGACGCGCTCGCCCACCAGGTCAAGGTTTCCACGTCGCGCCGCAGGGATGATCTGGTGGAAATCCAAGGTGACGTTTCGGAGACCGACCGGATGGTGGTTTCCGGCGGCAGTTTCGTCAATGAAGGCGACCTGGTGGAGGTCACCGCCACCGGCCGGACCGAAGGAGGTGCGCCGTGA